The sequence CGGAGCGCGAATCGCAGTCCGCCGACTCGGCCGCGTCGCGAGCGGACGTGAAAGCGGATCGCGCTCGTTCATCGCGACGCGAAGAATCCGAGGCGGCAGCCGAATCCATCGAACCCACCGCGGATAATGCCGAACTTGATGCGCCTGACGAGGTCGCCGTCCAATCGGAGGACGATCTGACCAAGGACGAACAAGCCCCGGGCGAAGAGGCCGCGGAAGAGGAAAGCGACGAACCCTCCGATGCAGCATTGAACGCCGCCGCCGCACTGCAAGCCGCGCCCGTGGTGATGGACGAACAGTCGGCGGAACTCGGCGATTCGGCCGAGCCAGAAGGCGGCGCGGCGCAGCGTCCCGTAATCGCGGCTGCGGTTGTAAGTACGGCGGGCCAGGCGGAGGATGACCAAGCGACAACGCAGGATGCCGTCGCGCCCGACGACGCTGTCGGGGTGCCGGCCGACGTGCTGGCGGGCTTGGAATTGGGAGACGAAGCGGTGCTGGAAGTGGCGCCCGAACGAGCTCCGCTGCACCGGGGGACGCGTCAGTCGCACGCCGGAGGCGCAGAAGTTGCCGACGCCACCGAGCAGCCTGCGATCGCTGGCAAGCCGTTGAATGCGGAGATGCAAGCGATTGTCGATCCCACAGCCATGGCCGTTGATGGTCAAGCTTCACCGACTGGCACAGCCGCTCAACTGCCGTCGACATTCGACCTTCCCGACGGCATCAACACGCTGCTGAACAGCTCGCCGACGCCGCGCGCGGCCCAGGTCGATGCGACCGTCATACCGGCCGCCGCGCAGCGATCCGCGGAAGCGCAGTTTGCCGAGGCGAATCACGCGAAGATCGTGAGCGGCGTCAACGGCCAACTGACGAGCAACGGTGGATCAATGCAACTCCGGCTGGACCCGCCGCACCTTGGTCCGCTGGCGGTGTCCGTCCACATGCGGGACGGCGTGGTCACCGCATCGTTCGAAACGCAGAACGACGACGCGACCAAGCTGCTCAGCCACAGCCTTGGCCAACTGAAGTCTGCCCTCGAAGCGCAGGGCATTTCGGTCGATAAGCTGCAGGTGCAACAGGCTCCGAAGGATCAGCAGGCCAGCGATAAGCAGAACGATTCGCGCCAGAACCAGCAGGGCCTTCGCGATGGCCCCGCCGAGGATCAACAGCAAC is a genomic window of Tepidisphaeraceae bacterium containing:
- a CDS encoding flagellar hook-length control protein FliK, producing the protein MTHAGLKVELRPVQSPAARLGARQPAGKSDFFSELSQARREAPQEPAKTSPKKAERESQSADSAASRADVKADRARSSRREESEAAAESIEPTADNAELDAPDEVAVQSEDDLTKDEQAPGEEAAEEESDEPSDAALNAAAALQAAPVVMDEQSAELGDSAEPEGGAAQRPVIAAAVVSTAGQAEDDQATTQDAVAPDDAVGVPADVLAGLELGDEAVLEVAPERAPLHRGTRQSHAGGAEVADATEQPAIAGKPLNAEMQAIVDPTAMAVDGQASPTGTAAQLPSTFDLPDGINTLLNSSPTPRAAQVDATVIPAAAQRSAEAQFAEANHAKIVSGVNGQLTSNGGSMQLRLDPPHLGPLAVSVHMRDGVVTASFETQNDDATKLLSHSLGQLKSALEAQGISVDKLQVQQAPKDQQASDKQNDSRQNQQGLRDGPAEDQQQQKQRQEMLRRMWQRVNGDPIDLVA